A stretch of Paludisphaera borealis DNA encodes these proteins:
- a CDS encoding NPCBM/NEW2 domain-containing protein, producing MQATILVLIALTGQFGQPGQPGQPGQPGQPKASGGTYARSLAAGRLDQPTLDAEGYGETKAFHREDDGLRVILAPGAKETGWKTPQQMRFGGDFTLSADFVVKKIPKPAIEDGVAIGLAIAFNDITQPDVTFIRLTETTGAEVYRAFDKASADPNQMQNQMMMQMQMGGMVMMRGGMPPGGKPPKPPRRTFPAAGESVRLELQREGQVIRFQVLDGKSAKPRYLGQIPTQGPMDIAAVKLFVVNRNGAEPINVLFKDLKLRADRISGLGATVRSVFDEVVYGEPTSIENGVLIVGGQPKTPAAGATPNPAAAMPAAMPPGMVTTRVRAGRVIAAPAGAMVVMAAPVAAAPVQVAAAPVQAAAPAAAAAAPAQAPAKPADPKKPADVFAADAAPSDVFADSKKPVDVFAADAAPSDVFADPAGLLAQATLPKPKAKIPLDEVESIRFERTPTLTARLIGQPNLDFTQAAPTPEEAAKAAEAAKKPDDPKKKADDKKPDGSDDVAAPAPGTTIVRTAKIDPKKNGIRDLQIALFGLRPSKIRQVMVNCQTDKGATVWQLDTTGSQSWPLVVHRAGTEISADLFLEPPPADCHQKSFTINITYEDNQSANANFQADKHCDPKLAVDPKTPGVEALDAWVYLTGDEKLFGKLGDVVDDKLHLATPWNDQLEIPLARVAAVHLGLLDRKETPESFAKRLKARGSEDLLLAQTRKGEVVAIAGVLESIKGDRLSFLYQGKSRSLPLKQVEGLIVAARSESRHDELRPTFTMAGEVAVSGRWKDLDATVWKVEAPWGQEMKLPAAEIQEVRFRGGKMTYLSDLEPTKVEEASYFGHRFPWRRNVGLTGDKLKMNGEIYERGIAVHSRSVLTYDLDGRFETFETLVGFDDAARGKGRVVCRVFADGKEIYANPDLRADAPPVALKLSVASAQQLRLEVDYGREQDTGDRVIWANARLFRSTAPKPVVAISR from the coding sequence CGGCGATTTCACGCTGTCGGCCGACTTCGTCGTCAAGAAGATTCCCAAGCCGGCGATCGAGGACGGCGTGGCGATCGGCCTGGCGATCGCCTTCAACGACATCACCCAGCCCGACGTCACCTTCATCCGCCTCACCGAGACCACCGGCGCCGAGGTTTATCGCGCCTTCGACAAGGCGTCGGCCGACCCCAATCAGATGCAGAATCAGATGATGATGCAAATGCAGATGGGGGGAATGGTCATGATGCGAGGCGGGATGCCGCCCGGCGGCAAGCCTCCCAAGCCCCCGAGGCGGACGTTCCCGGCGGCCGGCGAATCGGTCCGCCTGGAGCTGCAGCGCGAGGGGCAGGTCATCCGGTTTCAGGTCCTCGACGGCAAGTCGGCCAAGCCTCGGTATCTCGGCCAGATTCCGACTCAGGGGCCGATGGACATAGCGGCCGTCAAGCTGTTCGTCGTCAACCGCAACGGCGCCGAGCCGATCAACGTGCTGTTCAAGGACCTGAAGCTTCGCGCCGACCGCATCAGCGGCCTGGGCGCCACCGTCCGTTCCGTGTTCGACGAGGTCGTCTACGGCGAGCCGACGTCGATCGAGAACGGCGTGCTCATCGTCGGCGGCCAGCCCAAGACGCCCGCCGCCGGCGCGACCCCGAACCCGGCCGCCGCCATGCCCGCGGCGATGCCGCCGGGGATGGTCACAACGCGCGTTCGGGCCGGTCGGGTCATCGCCGCCCCCGCGGGAGCGATGGTCGTGATGGCTGCTCCCGTCGCGGCGGCTCCGGTGCAGGTCGCGGCGGCTCCGGTTCAGGCCGCCGCCCCGGCCGCGGCTGCCGCGGCTCCGGCTCAGGCGCCGGCCAAACCGGCGGACCCCAAGAAGCCGGCCGACGTGTTCGCCGCCGACGCCGCGCCGTCGGACGTCTTCGCCGACTCGAAGAAGCCGGTCGACGTGTTCGCCGCCGACGCCGCGCCGTCGGACGTCTTCGCCGATCCGGCGGGCTTGCTCGCGCAGGCGACGCTCCCGAAGCCCAAGGCCAAGATCCCGCTCGACGAGGTCGAGAGCATCCGGTTCGAGCGGACTCCGACCTTGACCGCGCGGCTGATCGGCCAGCCGAACCTCGACTTCACCCAGGCCGCCCCGACGCCGGAAGAAGCCGCCAAGGCGGCCGAGGCGGCGAAGAAGCCCGACGATCCCAAGAAGAAAGCCGACGACAAGAAGCCCGACGGCAGCGACGACGTCGCGGCGCCCGCGCCCGGGACGACGATCGTGCGGACGGCCAAGATCGACCCCAAGAAGAACGGGATTCGCGACCTGCAAATCGCCCTCTTCGGCCTTCGCCCCTCGAAGATCCGCCAGGTCATGGTCAACTGCCAGACCGACAAGGGCGCCACGGTCTGGCAGCTCGACACCACCGGCTCGCAGAGCTGGCCGCTGGTGGTCCACCGGGCCGGCACCGAGATCTCGGCCGATCTTTTTCTTGAGCCTCCGCCGGCCGACTGCCATCAGAAGAGCTTCACGATCAACATCACCTACGAGGACAATCAGTCGGCCAACGCCAACTTCCAGGCTGACAAGCATTGCGATCCCAAGCTGGCCGTCGACCCCAAGACGCCGGGGGTCGAGGCGCTCGACGCCTGGGTCTATCTGACGGGCGATGAGAAGCTGTTCGGCAAGCTGGGCGACGTCGTCGACGACAAGCTTCATCTCGCGACCCCCTGGAACGACCAGCTTGAAATCCCGCTGGCGCGGGTCGCCGCCGTCCATCTCGGCCTGCTCGACCGCAAGGAGACCCCCGAGTCGTTCGCCAAGCGGCTGAAGGCGCGCGGGTCGGAAGACCTGCTGCTGGCGCAGACCCGGAAGGGCGAGGTCGTCGCCATCGCCGGCGTGCTCGAAAGCATCAAGGGGGACCGCCTGAGCTTTCTTTACCAGGGGAAGTCGCGCTCCTTGCCGCTCAAGCAGGTCGAGGGGCTGATCGTCGCCGCCCGTTCGGAATCGCGTCATGACGAGCTGCGGCCGACCTTCACGATGGCGGGCGAGGTGGCGGTGTCGGGCCGCTGGAAGGACCTCGACGCGACCGTCTGGAAGGTCGAGGCGCCGTGGGGGCAGGAGATGAAGCTGCCGGCCGCCGAGATCCAGGAGGTTCGCTTCCGGGGCGGCAAGATGACGTACCTGTCGGACCTGGAGCCGACCAAGGTCGAGGAGGCCTCGTACTTCGGCCATCGGTTCCCCTGGCGGCGCAACGTCGGCCTGACGGGCGACAAGCTCAAGATGAACGGCGAGATCTACGAGCGCGGGATCGCCGTCCACTCGCGATCGGTGCTGACCTACGATCTCGACGGCCGCTTCGAGACGTTCGAGACCCTGGTCGGGTTCGACGACGCCGCGCGGGGCAAGGGCCGGGTCGTGTGCCGGGTCTTCGCCGACGGCAAGGAGATCTACGCCAATCCCGACCTCCGGGCCGACGCTCCGCCGGTCGCCTTGAAGCTGTCGGTCGCGTCGGCCCAGCAGCTCCGGCTCGAAGTCGATTACGGTCGCGAGCAAGACACCGGCGACCGCGTGATCTGGGCCAACGCCCGCCTCTTCCGCTCGACGGCGCCGAAGCCCGTCGTGGCGATCTCGCGATGA
- a CDS encoding DUF6582 domain-containing protein, protein MTARIKRREDVNPERGEHEYGDVVFADSVNNKYPIDSAEHVRAAWSYINHADNAAKYSADEVKTIKSRIKKAAKTHGVEISDD, encoded by the coding sequence ATGACTGCGCGGATCAAGCGTCGCGAGGACGTGAATCCGGAACGGGGCGAGCACGAGTACGGCGACGTCGTGTTCGCGGACTCCGTCAACAACAAGTATCCGATTGACAGTGCCGAGCACGTGCGCGCGGCGTGGAGCTACATCAACCACGCTGACAACGCCGCGAAGTATAGCGCTGACGAGGTGAAAACCATCAAGTCTCGCATCAAGAAAGCGGCCAAGACGCACGGCGTCGAGATCAGTGACGACTGA
- a CDS encoding ferritin-like domain-containing protein, which produces MTQQSSPSGSDKAVTREQLIALLNDDLAREYQAIIAYVVYSQVLKGPEYMAIAGELEIHAGEELAHALTIAKQIDYLGGMPCVTPKPVKTSEKAKEMLRFDLDNENETIRNYRQRVRQCETLGEYALAEQLRSILVQEQEHQIDLATALGVDVPDVTKPDERA; this is translated from the coding sequence ATGACCCAGCAATCTTCGCCATCGGGCTCCGACAAGGCCGTCACTCGCGAGCAGCTCATCGCCCTTTTGAACGACGACCTGGCGCGCGAGTACCAGGCGATCATCGCCTACGTGGTGTACTCGCAGGTGTTGAAAGGGCCGGAATACATGGCGATCGCCGGCGAACTTGAGATCCATGCCGGCGAGGAACTGGCCCACGCCCTGACGATCGCCAAGCAGATCGATTACCTTGGCGGTATGCCTTGCGTCACACCCAAGCCGGTCAAGACGTCGGAGAAGGCCAAGGAGATGCTCCGCTTCGACCTCGACAACGAGAACGAGACGATTCGCAACTACCGCCAGCGCGTTCGCCAGTGCGAGACGCTCGGCGAGTACGCCCTGGCCGAACAACTTCGCTCGATCCTGGTTCAGGAGCAGGAGCACCAGATCGACCTGGCGACCGCCCTGGGCGTGGACGTCCCCGACGTCACCAAGCCGGACGAGCGCGCCTGA
- a CDS encoding HAD family hydrolase, whose amino-acid sequence MKTHDPTTAATATAFIFDLDGTLVDSVYQHVLAWHEALSQVGINLAVWTIHRKIGMSGGLMANAILRETGVVLSAEEAGSLVRLHAEAYARLSSQVVPLPGACELLAYLTEMRAPWAIATSARIAGARPTLEALGVPPGVPIVTRDEVAHAKPDPDLFLAAAERLNVPITSAVVVGDSVWDLLAARRARALGVGLLSGGYGQDELERAGAYRVYNDPADLLLHLDEVGLRSVPSTRPAAP is encoded by the coding sequence ATGAAGACCCACGATCCGACGACCGCCGCCACCGCGACCGCGTTCATCTTCGACCTCGACGGCACGCTCGTCGACAGCGTGTACCAGCACGTCCTCGCTTGGCACGAGGCGCTCTCGCAAGTGGGCATCAACCTGGCGGTCTGGACGATCCATCGCAAGATCGGCATGAGCGGCGGTCTGATGGCCAATGCGATCTTGCGCGAGACGGGCGTCGTGCTGAGCGCCGAGGAAGCCGGCAGCCTGGTGCGTCTCCACGCCGAGGCGTATGCGCGCCTGAGCAGCCAGGTCGTTCCGCTTCCCGGCGCGTGCGAGCTGCTCGCCTACCTGACCGAGATGAGGGCGCCTTGGGCGATCGCCACCAGCGCGCGGATCGCCGGCGCGCGGCCGACCCTGGAGGCGCTCGGCGTGCCGCCCGGCGTACCGATCGTCACCCGCGACGAGGTGGCGCACGCCAAGCCCGACCCCGATCTGTTCCTGGCCGCCGCCGAGCGGTTGAACGTGCCGATCACCAGCGCCGTGGTCGTCGGCGACAGCGTCTGGGACCTGCTGGCCGCGCGCCGCGCCCGGGCTCTGGGTGTCGGTCTGCTCTCAGGCGGCTACGGGCAAGACGAGCTCGAACGCGCGGGCGCGTATCGGGTTTACAACGATCCGGCCGATTTGCTGCTACATCTCGACGAAGTCGGCCTCCGATCCGTACCGTCGACGCGCCCCGCCGCTCCCTGA
- a CDS encoding lipase family protein, translating into MLPLRPPPKETIEGLLPPPPDFPCFAHSDVVPFQPTALVSSVSATGSFQDVNAWWLADASLLVYGDAPSVKSRFNQSPLPGLGFSIDWIHDGDDIRGMVLSADDALVIVFRGTKLQLPGISSTNPPSIVDLILGNEDLKIDSRFLPAASRAGGLVHSGFLEAFARISDRLDAVVKTRSSEQKLWLAGHSLGGALAVLALAHLADDGPIEGVYTYGCPRVGDRAFVDSLPPCVHRRFVHREDVIAKLPPSWPFAYVDAGEFQAVPDVSPRALLSDLNQSFSNLATALKRSIEQKRLDVGAVPFSIGGLADHAPVYYATLLWNALAQGLNPD; encoded by the coding sequence ATGCTGCCGTTGCGTCCGCCGCCGAAGGAGACGATCGAGGGGCTCTTGCCTCCTCCTCCCGATTTCCCCTGCTTTGCTCACAGCGACGTCGTCCCCTTTCAACCTACGGCGCTGGTGTCGAGCGTGTCGGCGACCGGCTCGTTCCAGGACGTTAACGCTTGGTGGCTGGCCGATGCGTCGCTGCTGGTCTATGGTGACGCGCCTTCGGTCAAAAGCCGGTTCAACCAATCGCCGCTGCCCGGTTTGGGATTCTCGATCGACTGGATCCACGACGGCGACGACATCCGAGGCATGGTCCTGAGCGCGGACGACGCCCTGGTGATCGTGTTTCGAGGGACGAAGCTTCAGCTTCCGGGCATTTCGAGCACTAATCCTCCAAGCATCGTCGACCTGATCCTCGGGAACGAGGACCTCAAGATCGACAGTCGCTTTCTCCCCGCGGCCAGCCGCGCCGGTGGGCTCGTGCATTCGGGTTTTCTAGAAGCCTTTGCGCGGATCAGCGACCGGCTCGACGCGGTCGTGAAGACGAGGAGCTCGGAGCAAAAGCTCTGGCTGGCCGGCCACAGCCTGGGAGGGGCCCTGGCCGTGCTCGCCTTGGCCCATCTGGCCGATGACGGGCCGATCGAAGGCGTTTATACGTACGGCTGCCCGCGCGTCGGCGACCGCGCGTTCGTCGACAGCCTTCCGCCTTGCGTCCATCGCCGGTTCGTGCACCGCGAGGACGTGATCGCGAAGCTTCCGCCGTCCTGGCCGTTCGCGTACGTCGACGCCGGCGAATTCCAGGCCGTCCCCGACGTGTCGCCGAGAGCGCTGCTGAGCGATCTGAATCAGAGCTTCAGCAACCTCGCGACGGCCCTGAAACGCTCGATCGAGCAGAAGCGGCTCGACGTCGGCGCAGTCCCCTTCAGCATCGGGGGACTGGCCGACCACGCGCCGGTCTACTACGCCACGCTTCTATGGAACGCTCTGGCGCAGGGCCTGAATCCGGACTGA
- the tal gene encoding transaldolase, producing the protein MSLLEQLRGMTVVVADTGDIEAIARYRPQDATTNPSLLYKAAQMPQYQRIVQDAVEFAQSTETAPEAQLDACLDKLAVGFGKEILEIIPGRVSTEVDAHLSFDTKATVAKAHRLIELYAKQGVDRKRILIKIASTWEGIKAAEQLEKEGIHCNLTLLFSFPQAVACAEAGVTLISPFVGRIHDWYLKDRGVKEIAPTEDPGVHSVQRIYRYFKSHGYKTEVMGASFRNIGEIVELAGCDLLTIAPELLKTLEETDQPLTRRLSPDTKNGDAESKIHLDEKAFRWMLNEDAMATEKLSEGIRKFAADLVSLQKVVAKLMKQPVGV; encoded by the coding sequence ATGAGCTTGCTGGAACAGTTGCGCGGCATGACGGTGGTGGTCGCCGACACCGGAGACATCGAGGCCATCGCCCGGTACCGTCCCCAGGACGCGACGACGAACCCCTCGCTGCTTTATAAAGCCGCCCAGATGCCGCAGTACCAGCGGATCGTCCAGGACGCGGTCGAGTTCGCGCAGTCGACCGAGACCGCGCCCGAGGCGCAGCTCGACGCCTGCCTCGACAAGCTGGCGGTGGGGTTCGGCAAGGAGATTCTCGAGATCATCCCTGGCCGGGTCTCGACCGAAGTCGACGCGCACCTGTCGTTCGACACCAAGGCGACCGTCGCCAAGGCGCACCGGCTGATCGAGCTTTACGCCAAGCAAGGCGTCGATCGCAAGCGGATTTTGATCAAGATCGCCTCCACCTGGGAGGGGATCAAGGCCGCCGAGCAGCTTGAAAAAGAGGGCATCCACTGCAACCTCACGCTGCTGTTCAGCTTTCCTCAGGCCGTCGCCTGCGCCGAGGCGGGCGTCACGTTGATCTCGCCGTTCGTCGGCCGGATTCACGACTGGTACCTGAAGGACCGCGGCGTCAAGGAGATCGCGCCGACCGAAGACCCGGGCGTCCACTCGGTTCAGCGGATCTATCGCTACTTCAAGAGCCACGGCTACAAGACCGAGGTCATGGGCGCGAGCTTCCGCAACATCGGCGAGATCGTCGAACTCGCGGGCTGCGACCTGCTGACGATCGCTCCCGAGCTGCTCAAGACGCTTGAGGAGACCGACCAGCCGCTCACGCGCAGGCTCTCGCCCGACACCAAGAACGGCGACGCCGAGTCCAAGATCCACCTCGACGAGAAGGCGTTCCGCTGGATGCTCAACGAAGACGCCATGGCCACCGAAAAGCTTTCCGAAGGCATCCGCAAGTTCGCCGCCGACCTGGTCAGCCTCCAGAAGGTCGTCGCCAAGCTCATGAAGCAGCCGGTCGGCGTCTGA